From a single Methanofollis sp. W23 genomic region:
- a CDS encoding PDGLE domain-containing protein: METKQFLAIGLVVAILIGVTAVFFAAGDPDGLESTALVVQGEKDLFGPSPEDGDPEAIGHDIGFEYEAPMPDYSMGDDAGKMGEVIAVVVGIILALFIVFGVGKAVTASKH; the protein is encoded by the coding sequence ATGGAGACCAAACAGTTCCTGGCGATCGGACTCGTCGTGGCCATCCTTATCGGTGTCACGGCCGTTTTCTTTGCTGCAGGCGATCCCGACGGTCTGGAGAGCACGGCCCTTGTCGTCCAGGGCGAGAAAGATCTCTTCGGCCCCTCCCCTGAGGACGGCGATCCTGAGGCAATCGGTCATGACATCGGTTTCGAGTATGAGGCCCCGATGCCCGATTACTCGATGGGGGATGACGCCGGCAAGATGGGCGAGGTCATCGCCGTCGTCGTCGGTATCATTCTTGCGCTTTTCATTGTCTTCGGTGTTGGCAAGGCGGTCACCGCCTCAAAACACTGA
- the cbiM gene encoding cobalt transporter CbiM — MHIPDVFIPLWQSAIYWVIALVFIALALRWARNELDDEKVPLIAVLAAGIFAIQAFNLPVGMGTTGHLVGGALAAIVLGSPYAAVFVLTLVLLVQAVVFGDGGITTMGANIINMGVIGGFVGYYSFQGIHKVAKNPYLSAGIAAWLACFIPSLAAAIEMFVAGIWPLVEGMIFMGAYHAAIGIIEAFITAGALYLIASARPELIESSTGATA; from the coding sequence ATGCATATACCTGATGTGTTCATCCCACTCTGGCAGAGTGCGATCTACTGGGTGATCGCCCTTGTATTCATCGCACTTGCGCTGCGCTGGGCACGAAATGAACTGGACGACGAGAAAGTCCCCCTTATCGCCGTCCTGGCCGCCGGGATCTTCGCCATCCAGGCGTTTAACCTCCCGGTCGGCATGGGCACGACCGGCCACCTGGTCGGTGGAGCCCTTGCGGCTATCGTCCTCGGATCACCCTATGCGGCGGTATTTGTCCTCACCCTCGTCCTCCTGGTCCAGGCAGTCGTCTTCGGCGACGGCGGGATCACCACGATGGGCGCAAACATCATCAACATGGGCGTCATCGGTGGGTTCGTCGGCTACTACTCCTTCCAGGGCATCCATAAGGTCGCAAAAAATCCATACCTTTCTGCAGGGATCGCTGCGTGGCTTGCCTGTTTCATCCCGTCCCTCGCCGCCGCGATCGAGATGTTCGTCGCTGGCATCTGGCCGCTCGTTGAGGGCATGATCTTCATGGGTGCTTATCACGCTGCCATCGGGATCATTGAGGCATTCATCACGGCCGGTGCGCTCTACCTCATCGCCTCGGCGCGCCCAGAACTGATAGAATCTTCAACGGGGGCGACAGCCTGA
- a CDS encoding NAD(P)/FAD-dependent oxidoreductase produces MYDVAVVGAGPSGSSAARACAEAGLSVLCIEEHAAPGFPVQCAGLLSSRAFAGCEVSDHSVLNMVQGARVVSDLGAEVFFDARETKAYVVDRALLDEEMAADAACAGAEFWPKTAVVGREEGRLVTCGASGRRDVEARMVIAADGPRSGMARMLGLARAPVYLSGVQADLPLDLDTRYVEVHPNAAPQFFAWVIPTGAGRGRVGLCGTGGVREAFARFAARYPGGCTHLVTGTIPLGAMPRTYGRQTLFVGDAAGMAKPTSGGGVYTGVRAARHAAAVTVSCCEADDFSDPALAAYEQRWQADFGRELALGMRLFRLRQELTAEKVDALLEPLSDPDITDLIVRYGDMDRPGELVRRLMTKPKLLRGLVTVAGPSVRVILKDLAFGVNE; encoded by the coding sequence ATGTATGACGTAGCGGTGGTGGGGGCCGGGCCGTCCGGATCGTCGGCGGCACGGGCCTGTGCAGAGGCCGGGCTCTCGGTCCTCTGCATCGAGGAGCATGCCGCCCCAGGGTTCCCGGTCCAGTGTGCAGGTCTCCTCTCGTCTCGGGCCTTTGCCGGGTGTGAGGTCTCCGACCATTCGGTTCTCAACATGGTGCAGGGAGCGCGGGTCGTCTCAGACCTCGGTGCCGAGGTCTTCTTCGACGCCAGGGAGACGAAGGCCTATGTCGTCGACCGCGCTCTCCTCGACGAAGAGATGGCCGCCGACGCCGCCTGCGCAGGGGCCGAGTTTTGGCCGAAGACCGCGGTCGTCGGGCGCGAGGAGGGGCGCCTGGTCACCTGCGGTGCTTCAGGGCGCCGTGACGTCGAGGCACGGATGGTCATCGCCGCCGACGGGCCGCGCAGCGGCATGGCGCGGATGCTCGGGCTTGCCCGTGCCCCGGTCTATCTTTCTGGCGTCCAGGCCGATCTCCCCCTCGACCTCGACACCAGGTATGTGGAGGTCCACCCGAACGCCGCCCCGCAATTCTTTGCCTGGGTGATCCCGACCGGCGCGGGCCGGGGGCGGGTCGGGCTCTGCGGGACCGGAGGGGTGCGCGAGGCCTTTGCACGTTTCGCGGCCCGCTACCCAGGAGGGTGCACCCACCTGGTCACCGGCACCATACCCCTCGGTGCGATGCCGCGGACCTACGGGCGGCAGACTCTCTTTGTCGGGGACGCCGCCGGGATGGCCAAGCCCACCTCTGGGGGCGGGGTCTATACAGGAGTGCGGGCGGCGCGGCACGCCGCCGCAGTCACGGTCTCGTGCTGCGAGGCTGACGATTTCTCTGACCCCGCCCTCGCCGCCTATGAACAGCGGTGGCAGGCAGACTTCGGCAGAGAACTCGCTCTCGGGATGCGCCTCTTCAGACTGAGACAGGAACTCACGGCAGAGAAAGTGGACGCCCTCCTTGAGCCCCTCTCAGACCCTGATATCACCGATCTCATCGTCAGGTACGGGGACATGGACCGTCCCGGCGAACTGGTCCGCAGGCTTATGACGAAACCAAAACTCCTGCGTGGGCTTGTAACCGTTGCCGGGCCATCAGTACGCGTCATTTTGAAAGATCTTGCCTTTGGAGTGAACGAGTAA
- the pth2 gene encoding peptidyl-tRNA hydrolase Pth2: MSKEPVFKWKQCLVIRTDIKMSCGKKCAQVAHAAIMAYEHAGKEAKKAWLSEGQKKVVLKVSGERPLYDLKAAAELAGISTSLIQDAGMTEIPPGTITALGLGPAKSEDLDQITRDLKLL, translated from the coding sequence ATGTCCAAAGAGCCAGTGTTCAAGTGGAAGCAGTGTCTGGTCATCAGGACTGACATCAAGATGAGCTGCGGGAAGAAGTGTGCGCAGGTCGCCCATGCAGCGATCATGGCCTACGAACACGCCGGGAAAGAGGCAAAGAAGGCATGGCTCTCCGAAGGGCAGAAGAAGGTCGTGCTCAAGGTCTCAGGCGAGCGCCCCCTCTATGACCTGAAGGCCGCCGCCGAACTTGCCGGGATCTCGACCTCGCTCATCCAGGACGCCGGGATGACCGAGATCCCGCCGGGCACCATCACCGCCCTGGGGCTTGGCCCGGCCAAGAGCGAAGACCTCGACCAGATCACCAGAGACCTCAAACTCCTATGA
- the truD gene encoding tRNA pseudouridine(13) synthase TruD, translating to MMQTPYPLEADLGMAWYVTDAPGIGGVLRATPEDFLVEEIPLAEPAGEGPYLICRLTTRNWEHQHAMKSIASAMGISHRRIAWAGTKDKNAVTTQYISIYNADEEMVEGVHLKEIELEPIGRNQHPLALGQLAGNRFSIMVRGCTGPALQETVEACTTAAAAGLPNYFGLQRFGVIRPVTHLVGREILRGDYQAAVETYVGLAFPDETPEVQEIRQTFLETHEPGPAIAALPRHLGFERSILSGLAETPGDYAAALKNLPPKLLSMFVSAYQSWLFNRVLSMRLADGAPLDEPLPGERLIFANGREDTVTEKNTRVVSVHMKRGRCAVALFMPGAEPRASLGKDDDRMAALLEEDGITTEDFARAAKFVGLRYNGTLRPIAVRTEVKAEVVGQDVNLDFSLPPGHYATTVCREFMKADPHAMI from the coding sequence ATGATGCAGACTCCCTACCCCCTGGAGGCAGACCTCGGGATGGCGTGGTACGTCACCGACGCCCCTGGCATCGGTGGGGTGCTGCGCGCCACCCCTGAAGACTTCCTGGTCGAAGAGATCCCGCTTGCCGAACCCGCAGGCGAGGGGCCGTACCTCATCTGCAGACTCACCACGCGGAACTGGGAGCACCAGCATGCCATGAAGTCCATCGCCTCAGCGATGGGGATCTCCCACCGGCGGATCGCCTGGGCCGGGACCAAGGACAAGAACGCCGTCACCACCCAGTACATCTCCATCTACAATGCAGACGAAGAGATGGTCGAGGGCGTGCACCTCAAGGAGATCGAACTCGAACCGATCGGCCGGAACCAGCACCCGCTCGCTCTAGGCCAACTTGCGGGGAACCGCTTCTCGATCATGGTAAGGGGGTGCACAGGCCCGGCGCTCCAGGAGACCGTCGAGGCCTGCACCACCGCGGCCGCCGCCGGGCTCCCAAACTACTTCGGGCTCCAGCGTTTCGGGGTAATCAGGCCGGTCACTCACCTGGTGGGCCGCGAGATCCTGCGCGGCGACTACCAGGCGGCGGTCGAGACCTATGTCGGCCTCGCCTTCCCTGACGAGACGCCAGAGGTGCAGGAGATCAGGCAGACCTTCCTTGAGACCCACGAACCTGGCCCGGCGATCGCCGCCCTCCCCCGCCACCTCGGATTTGAACGCTCCATACTCTCAGGGCTTGCCGAAACACCCGGGGACTATGCCGCGGCCCTCAAGAACCTCCCGCCAAAACTCCTCTCCATGTTCGTCTCGGCCTACCAGTCCTGGCTCTTCAACCGGGTGCTCTCGATGCGTCTTGCCGACGGTGCACCCCTCGACGAACCCCTCCCTGGCGAGAGGCTCATCTTTGCAAACGGGCGCGAGGACACCGTGACCGAGAAGAACACACGGGTCGTCTCGGTCCATATGAAAAGGGGGCGCTGCGCGGTCGCGCTTTTCATGCCTGGTGCTGAGCCGCGTGCGTCGCTCGGGAAAGACGACGACCGGATGGCCGCCCTCCTTGAAGAGGACGGGATCACCACGGAAGACTTTGCACGGGCGGCGAAGTTTGTCGGACTCCGATATAATGGAACCCTCAGGCCCATCGCTGTCAGGACCGAAGTAAAGGCCGAGGTCGTCGGCCAGGATGTCAACCTTGATTTCTCCCTCCCCCCAGGCCACTATGCCACCACTGTCTGCCGGGAGTTCATGAAGGCCGACCCGCACGCGATGATTTAG
- the sppA gene encoding signal peptide peptidase SppA, which translates to MNFLREELERVQRRRRQKKWLVAAGAIIFIFFVVIVAGVIVSLALMPTVAGDEVAVIRVEGEILTGDFSGGGYVGSEAVGRDLRAAADDPFVEAVVLRINSPGGSPAAAQEVIRDLEYTRAKKPVVTSMGEMAASAAYLIAAHTDRIYLSPDTFTGSIGVIWFFPDESKWMEEEGRQVEVVKSGEQKDMTSPYRPLTENERAYAQKMVDESFETFIADVMEERPVKRADVETARVIRGEEAISIGLADEEGNLFDAIEGARGLANT; encoded by the coding sequence ATGAATTTTCTCAGGGAAGAACTTGAACGGGTGCAGAGGAGACGGAGACAGAAGAAGTGGCTCGTCGCAGCAGGGGCCATCATATTCATCTTTTTTGTCGTCATCGTTGCCGGAGTCATCGTCTCGTTGGCCCTGATGCCCACGGTCGCCGGCGATGAGGTCGCCGTGATCAGGGTGGAGGGCGAGATCCTCACCGGCGACTTCTCAGGCGGGGGGTATGTGGGGAGCGAAGCCGTCGGACGAGACCTTCGCGCCGCCGCCGACGACCCCTTTGTGGAAGCGGTGGTGCTCAGGATCAACAGTCCTGGCGGGAGTCCGGCCGCCGCCCAGGAGGTGATCCGCGACCTGGAATATACGAGGGCGAAAAAGCCGGTCGTCACCTCGATGGGAGAGATGGCCGCCTCCGCAGCGTACCTCATCGCGGCGCACACCGACCGGATCTACCTCTCCCCTGATACGTTCACCGGGAGCATCGGGGTGATCTGGTTCTTCCCTGACGAGAGCAAGTGGATGGAAGAGGAGGGCAGGCAGGTCGAGGTGGTAAAGTCGGGCGAGCAGAAGGACATGACCTCCCCGTACCGTCCTCTCACCGAGAACGAACGCGCCTATGCCCAGAAGATGGTGGACGAGAGTTTCGAGACCTTCATCGCCGATGTCATGGAGGAGCGTCCGGTGAAACGCGCCGACGTTGAGACCGCCAGGGTGATCCGGGGGGAGGAGGCCATCTCCATCGGGCTTGCCGATGAGGAGGGGAACCTCTTCGACGCCATCGAGGGTGCACGGGGCCTTGCCAACACCTGA
- a CDS encoding dihydrofolate reductase family protein: MTAIPTRPHVLMMSEITVDGKLTLKRGASSKILMQHMAPETEVLLHQTRADCDAIMVGSRTIAIDNSYLTVRLVEGKSPLRVIPSGMAAISLDANVLNSDAPTLVAVSEAAPEERVAAIRAKGVDVVVCGSEHVDLPALMQVLREDYGVEKMMIEGGPTLNWHMLRHGLVDEIRLIHLPFIVGGEDTPSLVGGMHIESEDEMICLGLQKYYMCGTNLVTEYTVRYRNSE; this comes from the coding sequence ATGACAGCGATACCGACGCGACCACATGTGCTGATGATGTCTGAGATCACCGTGGACGGGAAACTCACCCTGAAGAGGGGGGCGTCCAGCAAGATCCTCATGCAGCATATGGCCCCAGAGACCGAGGTGCTCCTCCACCAGACCCGCGCCGACTGCGACGCCATCATGGTAGGGTCAAGGACCATCGCGATCGATAACTCCTATCTGACTGTCCGCCTTGTCGAGGGGAAGAGTCCACTCAGGGTCATCCCCTCAGGCATGGCTGCCATATCCCTGGATGCCAATGTGCTCAACAGTGATGCGCCCACCCTGGTCGCCGTCTCCGAGGCGGCGCCCGAGGAGCGGGTCGCCGCGATCCGGGCGAAGGGTGTCGATGTCGTCGTCTGCGGGAGCGAGCACGTCGACCTGCCCGCGCTCATGCAGGTGCTCCGCGAGGACTACGGCGTCGAGAAGATGATGATCGAGGGCGGGCCGACCCTGAACTGGCATATGCTCAGGCACGGCCTTGTCGACGAGATCAGGCTTATCCACCTCCCCTTCATCGTGGGCGGCGAGGACACCCCTTCCCTGGTCGGCGGGATGCATATCGAGTCTGAGGACGAGATGATCTGTCTCGGTCTCCAGAAGTATTATATGTGCGGGACCAACCTGGTGACTGAATATACAGTCCGGTACAGGAACAGTGAATGA
- a CDS encoding CDP-alcohol phosphatidyltransferase family protein, with the protein MNITALRPRLISKLEPIADIFIKAGISPNQISYLSLLFGVFCMIAYAKESFLLGSLLLFVSAVLDLVDGTVARKKGCQTDFGAVIDWVFDKYVDALAILGVGLSGTAILSRFFPVPPEADFAVVAIAIFGSMINTFIKPVVYAEVGFSDRVGGKIHDPLEGVGFFGRPETLIVLIVGASLGYAWLSVLVIAVCTNLSAIQRIIYLSRTLP; encoded by the coding sequence ATGAATATTACGGCGCTGAGGCCGCGTCTCATCTCCAAACTCGAACCTATCGCCGACATTTTTATCAAGGCCGGCATCAGCCCCAACCAGATCTCCTATCTCTCCCTGTTGTTCGGGGTCTTCTGCATGATCGCCTATGCAAAGGAATCCTTTCTGCTGGGCAGTCTTCTGTTGTTCGTCTCAGCCGTCCTCGACCTGGTGGACGGGACCGTGGCAAGGAAGAAGGGATGCCAGACCGATTTCGGTGCAGTGATCGACTGGGTCTTCGACAAATATGTCGACGCCCTGGCCATTCTCGGCGTCGGACTCTCAGGGACAGCGATCCTCTCCAGATTCTTCCCTGTCCCGCCTGAAGCCGACTTCGCGGTCGTGGCGATCGCGATCTTTGGCTCGATGATCAACACCTTCATCAAACCGGTGGTCTATGCCGAGGTCGGGTTCTCAGACCGCGTCGGCGGGAAGATCCACGACCCCCTCGAGGGGGTCGGGTTCTTTGGCAGGCCCGAGACTCTCATCGTCCTCATCGTCGGGGCCTCGCTCGGGTATGCCTGGCTCTCGGTCCTGGTCATCGCCGTCTGCACCAATCTCTCGGCGATCCAGCGGATCATCTATCTCTCGAGAACGCTCCCGTGA